The following proteins are co-located in the Neomonachus schauinslandi chromosome 8, ASM220157v2, whole genome shotgun sequence genome:
- the MTRF1L gene encoding peptide chain release factor 1-like, mitochondrial isoform X4, which yields MRSQLLRSAARCLWARQVVIPARRHLNCGSLPLEELFARGGPLRTFLERQAGSEAQLQVRGSELLAAAKLLSEKEQELQETEHLLYDENEDLRKLAENEISSCQKEITQLKHQIILLLVPSEETDENDLILEVALDMHLPALGV from the exons ATGCGGTCCCAGCTTCTTCGGAGTGCTGCTCGGTGTTTGTGGGCCCGCCAGGTTGTCATCCCGGCCCGCCGGCACCTAAACTGCGGAAGCCTGCCGCTGGAGGAGTTGTTCGCTCGCGGCGGGCCCTTGCGGACCTTCTTGGAGCGTCAGGCAGGATCTGAAGCCCAGTTGCAGGTCAGGGGGTCTGAGCTGCTGGCGGCGGCCAAACTGCTGAGCGAAAAGGAGCAGGAGCTGCAGGAGACCGAGCACTTGCTATACG ATGAAAATGAAGACTTAAGGAAACTTGCAGAGAATGAAATAAGCTCATGTCAAAAAGAAATCACTCAGCTGAAGCATCAG ATTATTTTACTTTTGGTTCCCTcagaagaaacagatgaaaatgatTTGATCTTGGAG GTGGCCTTAGACATGCATCTGCCAGCATTGGGGGTTTAG
- the MTRF1L gene encoding peptide chain release factor 1-like, mitochondrial isoform X5 codes for MRSQLLRSAARCLWARQVVIPARRHLNCGSLPLEELFARGGPLRTFLERQAGSEAQLQVRGSELLAAAKLLSEKEQELQETEHLLYDENEDLRKLAENEISSCQKEITQLKHQKKQMKMI; via the exons ATGCGGTCCCAGCTTCTTCGGAGTGCTGCTCGGTGTTTGTGGGCCCGCCAGGTTGTCATCCCGGCCCGCCGGCACCTAAACTGCGGAAGCCTGCCGCTGGAGGAGTTGTTCGCTCGCGGCGGGCCCTTGCGGACCTTCTTGGAGCGTCAGGCAGGATCTGAAGCCCAGTTGCAGGTCAGGGGGTCTGAGCTGCTGGCGGCGGCCAAACTGCTGAGCGAAAAGGAGCAGGAGCTGCAGGAGACCGAGCACTTGCTATACG ATGAAAATGAAGACTTAAGGAAACTTGCAGAGAATGAAATAAGCTCATGTCAAAAAGAAATCACTCAGCTGAAGCATCAG aagaaacagatgaaaatgatTTGA